In the genome of Desulforegula conservatrix Mb1Pa, one region contains:
- a CDS encoding MBL fold metallo-hydrolase — translation MLIRCWGSRGSIPVSGKECLKYGGDTTCVEIRAISGDVIIIDAGTGIRKLGLSLSKESSLKLNFIFTHAHWDHLMGFPFFEPLYNKETEIIVFRCPFPEHYAEDMINRLMTPPHFPVRYSDLKANISFRDGCPEAFKIGSVLVEPIPLSHPNNGCGYRFSENGKTFVFLTDNELGCVHNGGLKLDDYVEFSKNADLLFHDAEYTPEEYKHCIEWGHSTYTDALELGMRAGVKKLGLFHLNRERTDDEMDSIVEKCRKIVSEKGLEMDCFGVGYNSEFKL, via the coding sequence ATGTTGATAAGATGCTGGGGTTCAAGAGGTTCTATTCCGGTTTCCGGCAAAGAGTGTCTTAAATACGGTGGAGATACTACCTGTGTTGAAATCAGGGCTATTTCCGGAGATGTAATTATAATAGATGCTGGAACAGGGATAAGAAAACTCGGACTTAGTCTGTCAAAAGAATCATCTCTAAAGCTGAATTTCATATTCACCCATGCGCACTGGGATCACCTGATGGGCTTTCCTTTCTTTGAGCCATTATATAACAAGGAAACGGAAATCATCGTATTCAGATGTCCATTCCCGGAACACTATGCTGAAGATATGATCAACAGGCTCATGACACCGCCTCACTTTCCTGTAAGATACTCGGATCTCAAAGCAAATATTTCGTTTCGAGATGGTTGTCCAGAAGCATTCAAAATTGGTTCGGTCTTGGTTGAGCCAATTCCTCTGAGTCACCCGAACAACGGATGCGGATACAGATTCAGCGAAAACGGAAAAACTTTCGTATTTCTTACGGATAATGAGCTTGGCTGTGTTCATAACGGAGGTCTTAAGCTGGATGACTATGTCGAATTTTCCAAAAACGCGGATCTTCTTTTCCATGACGCAGAATACACACCTGAAGAATACAAGCACTGCATCGAATGGGGACATTCTACTTATACTGACGCGCTGGAACTCGGAATGCGGGCCGGTGTTAAAAAGCTTGGTCTTTTCCATTTGAATAGGGAAAGAACCGACGATGAAATGGACAGTATTGTTGAAAAATGCCGAAAAATAGTGTCAGAGAAAGGTCTTGAAATGGACTGCTTTGGAGTCGGCTACAACTCAGAATTCAAATTATGA
- a CDS encoding SIR2 family NAD-dependent protein deacylase, whose translation MSNRLNEQIDKAADSVIKFGNICALTGAGISVESGIPPFRGQGGIWDKFDPFEYAHIDSFMKNPAKVWDVLLKEMKQTLDKAKPSKAHMALVDLESLGLLKTVITQNIDGLHQASGSNDVIEFHGNFANLSCLSCDKAFKMSEIDIRSMPPKCSCGGYIRPNCVFFGENIPFEALQRSHEAAVSCKIMLVIGTSATVQPAASIPITAKKSGAIIIEINPEKTALSSGISDIFIQGRASIIMTDLLKAIKL comes from the coding sequence ATGAGCAACCGTCTTAACGAACAAATAGATAAAGCCGCTGATTCAGTCATAAAATTCGGAAATATATGTGCCCTTACCGGTGCTGGTATTTCGGTTGAAAGCGGAATCCCTCCATTCAGAGGCCAAGGAGGGATTTGGGATAAATTTGATCCCTTTGAATACGCCCATATTGACTCGTTCATGAAAAACCCTGCGAAAGTATGGGACGTGCTTTTGAAGGAAATGAAACAGACTCTTGACAAGGCCAAGCCGAGCAAGGCGCACATGGCTCTTGTTGACCTTGAAAGCCTGGGACTCTTAAAAACAGTAATAACGCAAAACATAGACGGTCTTCACCAGGCTTCAGGAAGCAACGATGTAATCGAATTCCACGGCAATTTTGCAAATCTGAGCTGTTTGAGCTGCGACAAAGCATTCAAGATGTCAGAAATCGATATCCGCTCAATGCCTCCCAAATGCAGTTGCGGAGGCTATATCAGGCCAAACTGTGTATTTTTTGGTGAAAATATCCCGTTCGAGGCCCTGCAAAGATCACATGAAGCCGCCGTATCATGCAAAATAATGCTTGTCATAGGAACATCAGCGACTGTTCAGCCAGCCGCCTCCATCCCCATTACCGCAAAAAAATCAGGGGCAATAATAATTGAAATAAATCCTGAAAAAACCGCTCTTTCTTCTGGCATAAGTGATATTTTTATCCAGGGAAGAGCAAGTATCATTATGACTGATCTTCTTAAAGCTATTAAATTATAA
- a CDS encoding type 2 periplasmic-binding domain-containing protein encodes MKKNEQNSNPLEPVIISRRNAIKASLLAATSIAITPVYASQPQIKKNIKTMKMTVHPSIIKDESIFSFSSNVKRICNFDFEINPSANVSPVDEVLNGSAHFALTNICYENNLPEILHLFSGIPFGMNLIETISWVKQGQGQLFFDEILAGMGLKAWIIKFKGASGGAWHNIELTNSTDYKKKRIIARGLSKKVLEKMGSEIIETPIHEAKKAFETRQIDAIEGISPAESLDLGFERLDANYYWPGWQTPCESLFLVTKKKLFDSLPTHTQSGIEWLSYSNMAFSMSAHTYNNCLKTPILTSIPKIRIKRLPDNILMETAKITKGILSSISSSNQEAKKTYDSYRAFYKKAATWTQLGDEAFSLARSLTLSYLDVAKHNK; translated from the coding sequence ATGAAAAAGAATGAGCAAAATAGCAACCCTCTGGAACCAGTTATTATATCAAGAAGAAATGCCATAAAAGCGTCCCTCCTTGCAGCCACATCCATTGCAATCACGCCTGTATATGCGTCACAGCCACAGATAAAAAAAAACATCAAAACCATGAAAATGACTGTTCATCCCAGCATAATAAAAGATGAATCAATTTTCAGTTTTTCTTCAAATGTAAAACGAATATGCAATTTTGACTTTGAAATAAATCCATCGGCCAATGTCTCACCTGTGGACGAGGTTCTAAATGGGTCAGCACATTTTGCTTTAACTAATATCTGCTATGAGAATAATCTACCAGAGATTCTGCATTTATTCAGCGGGATACCTTTTGGAATGAATTTAATTGAAACAATCTCATGGGTTAAACAAGGGCAAGGCCAGCTTTTTTTTGATGAGATATTAGCCGGAATGGGATTAAAAGCCTGGATCATTAAATTCAAAGGAGCTTCAGGAGGAGCGTGGCACAACATAGAACTCACGAATTCGACCGATTATAAAAAAAAAAGAATAATTGCTCGTGGGCTATCCAAAAAGGTTCTGGAAAAAATGGGCTCCGAAATTATTGAAACGCCAATCCATGAAGCAAAAAAAGCCTTCGAAACCAGACAGATAGACGCTATAGAAGGAATAAGCCCGGCCGAAAGCCTTGACCTGGGTTTTGAAAGGTTAGATGCAAATTACTACTGGCCAGGATGGCAGACCCCTTGTGAATCTCTTTTCCTTGTAACAAAAAAAAAATTATTCGACTCATTGCCAACTCATACCCAATCAGGCATTGAATGGCTCAGTTATTCTAATATGGCATTTTCCATGTCTGCCCACACATATAACAATTGTCTTAAAACCCCAATCCTGACTTCAATACCCAAAATCAGAATTAAAAGACTTCCTGACAATATTCTCATGGAAACCGCCAAAATAACAAAAGGCATTCTCAGCTCCATAAGCAGCTCCAATCAGGAAGCTAAAAAAACGTATGACTCATACAGGGCCTTTTATAAAAAGGCTGCCACCTGGACGCAGCTTGGCGACGAGGCTTTCAGTCTGGCTAGGTCATTAACTCTTTCATATCTTGATGTAGCAAAACATAATAAATGA
- a CDS encoding TRAP transporter substrate-binding protein has translation MNSNLTRRNFLKISGILGTVLPSISSAYNRNTPEYTWTMATAWPKGLPGAGSGALLAAQIIEILSNGRIKIKVYGAGEICEAFEIFDTVSSGEIELGHATGYYWSEKHPLCQLFSSTPFGLNPFEMIAWLESGGGQLFWDELYENFNLKPFACGNTGIQMGGWFNKEINDISDFKSLKIRFLGIGSQILKRAGAIPIKVPVDKILALLKSGEIDAADWIAPFDDQKIGLHLAAKYYYWPGWHEPGTLGELIINRELYLSLDDDLQEIIKQACLAVYLNMWTEYSANNGDALLNLLGVHKIKLKRFNDKTLLQLSQISTQIIDEIANSDQLSGKTIKSYRDFKKKCMAWNQIGEESYSLSRSLIYSEIS, from the coding sequence ATGAATTCTAATCTGACAAGAAGAAATTTCCTTAAGATATCAGGCATTTTAGGCACGGTTTTACCATCAATATCATCTGCCTATAACCGTAATACTCCTGAATACACCTGGACAATGGCGACTGCGTGGCCAAAAGGATTGCCTGGGGCAGGAAGCGGAGCTCTGTTGGCAGCTCAGATCATTGAAATACTTTCTAATGGAAGAATAAAAATCAAGGTATATGGAGCTGGTGAAATTTGTGAAGCATTCGAGATATTCGATACTGTTTCGTCAGGAGAAATAGAGTTAGGACATGCAACAGGATACTACTGGTCAGAAAAGCATCCATTATGCCAGCTATTCAGCAGCACTCCTTTTGGCCTGAACCCTTTTGAAATGATTGCATGGCTCGAATCAGGAGGGGGGCAGTTATTCTGGGATGAACTATATGAAAATTTCAACCTCAAACCATTTGCCTGCGGCAACACTGGAATTCAGATGGGTGGCTGGTTCAACAAGGAAATCAATGACATAAGTGATTTCAAGAGTCTCAAAATAAGATTTTTGGGTATTGGCTCTCAGATTTTAAAAAGGGCAGGGGCAATTCCTATTAAGGTTCCTGTGGATAAGATCCTCGCATTGCTTAAATCAGGCGAAATAGATGCAGCTGATTGGATAGCTCCTTTTGACGATCAAAAAATCGGACTGCATCTGGCCGCAAAATACTATTACTGGCCCGGATGGCATGAACCTGGAACTCTTGGAGAACTGATTATCAACAGAGAGCTTTATTTAAGCCTGGATGATGATTTGCAGGAGATCATAAAACAGGCGTGCCTTGCTGTATACCTGAATATGTGGACTGAATATTCAGCAAACAATGGAGATGCTCTTCTTAATTTACTTGGAGTACACAAAATAAAGCTCAAAAGATTCAATGATAAAACTCTTTTGCAATTATCGCAAATATCAACACAAATCATCGATGAAATAGCAAACTCGGATCAGCTTTCAGGCAAAACCATCAAGTCTTACAGGGATTTCAAAAAAAAATGTATGGCCTGGAATCAAATTGGAGAAGAGTCATACAGCCTGTCAAGATCATTAATATATTCGGAAATTTCATAA
- a CDS encoding ATP-binding protein, whose amino-acid sequence MKFTKFLLSFRNTIVWLVLLSAIIPVSIISTGLIGKIHRITREAALKEMDILAESVSGNIGHQFDLSVSMLKGLASNRDIALATRKNSLGIGHYLSGRAPAYLEKIIDAFPLVSRIYLTDINGDITVSTDQLSDSFKLNEQIETDIKSLIDSNPKSTGRVVSLSYTDTKNTYSDNDINATFIAIIIPVILDITTEVQGTLIAEIPLSKIKYYAERKVASSAKVEISPFKNEQCKEAFENNGIIERSSLLSIPGADPKGPLRYIVKISEPSSLRFKFVDRALIDLVLFQVAIILVILLIVYVLARRMTFSLLTLNTIVSHYASGDYSYTGKPVAFIELVSIINVLKKMGQRIIEQLSGLKQAEQKYRSIFENINEGIFQASPNGKFLSANPSMASLLGYNSEEDLIVSVSNIATELFTDRDDRRNFFELIELAEKISGFETKMRTKTGDIIWVSMSVHVVKDENNKLIYYEGSIMDTSQNRAAEEEILKLNAELEQRVSQRTLELEKTNRALSDSLVQLRMTHKQLVQSEKMASLGNLVAGIAHEINTPVGIGVTATSFLEKQSEEILSIYRDGKMTRSELEKYIGTVIESSNMILSNLHRAADLISSFKKIAVDQSSEDKRKFHIKAYMDEIIMSLQPKFKRTRHRIVFECPDDLEILSYPGAFSQIFTNLILNSLIHAFTPEETGEISIGVVPKGRTIEIIYQDNGKGMPPEISNMIFDPFFTTNRSEGGTGLGMHITYNLVTQSLKGDIKCDSAIGKGTKFTIRIPFTHNHK is encoded by the coding sequence ATGAAATTTACAAAATTCCTTCTTAGTTTCAGGAACACAATTGTCTGGCTTGTTTTATTATCAGCCATAATTCCAGTGTCAATCATATCCACCGGGCTTATCGGAAAAATACACAGAATAACAAGAGAAGCCGCTCTTAAGGAGATGGACATACTTGCAGAAAGCGTATCAGGGAATATCGGGCACCAATTTGACCTGTCAGTGTCGATGCTCAAAGGTCTTGCAAGCAACAGAGATATTGCCTTGGCCACAAGAAAAAATTCTCTTGGGATTGGTCATTATCTCAGCGGACGAGCTCCGGCATATCTTGAAAAGATCATTGATGCGTTCCCCCTTGTTTCAAGAATTTACCTCACCGACATAAATGGAGATATTACAGTATCGACTGATCAATTATCAGACTCATTCAAGTTGAATGAGCAGATAGAGACAGATATCAAATCCCTCATAGACTCAAACCCCAAAAGCACAGGCAGAGTGGTTTCCTTGTCATATACTGATACTAAAAACACTTACAGCGACAATGATATTAATGCTACATTCATAGCAATCATAATTCCTGTAATTCTCGATATAACAACAGAGGTTCAGGGAACGCTGATAGCGGAAATCCCATTATCGAAAATTAAATATTATGCAGAAAGAAAAGTCGCTTCTTCAGCAAAAGTCGAAATTTCTCCATTTAAAAATGAGCAATGCAAAGAAGCTTTTGAAAATAACGGGATCATAGAAAGGAGTTCCCTGCTTTCGATACCAGGAGCTGACCCTAAAGGCCCCCTGAGATATATTGTGAAAATATCCGAACCCTCCAGCCTCAGATTCAAATTCGTGGACAGAGCCTTGATTGATCTTGTCCTTTTCCAGGTTGCCATCATTCTTGTGATTCTACTCATAGTGTACGTGCTCGCAAGAAGAATGACATTCTCACTTCTTACCCTAAATACAATCGTCAGCCATTATGCTTCCGGAGATTACTCATACACAGGAAAGCCTGTAGCATTCATAGAACTTGTTAGCATAATCAATGTCTTGAAAAAAATGGGGCAGCGAATAATCGAGCAGCTGTCTGGTTTGAAACAGGCTGAACAGAAATACAGAAGCATATTTGAAAATATTAATGAAGGTATTTTCCAGGCCTCTCCAAATGGTAAGTTTCTGAGTGCTAATCCATCAATGGCCTCGTTATTAGGATACAATTCTGAAGAGGATCTTATCGTATCAGTTTCAAACATTGCGACGGAGCTATTCACTGATAGAGACGACAGGAGAAACTTTTTTGAGCTGATAGAATTGGCTGAAAAAATCAGCGGATTTGAAACAAAAATGAGAACAAAGACAGGTGACATTATATGGGTTTCGATGTCAGTCCATGTAGTAAAAGATGAAAATAATAAATTAATTTACTATGAAGGTTCCATCATGGACACCTCTCAAAACAGAGCTGCAGAAGAAGAGATTCTCAAATTGAACGCTGAACTTGAACAAAGGGTTTCACAAAGGACCTTAGAACTTGAAAAAACAAACAGGGCATTATCAGACTCACTCGTGCAGCTCAGGATGACCCACAAGCAGCTTGTTCAATCCGAAAAAATGGCCTCGCTTGGAAACCTAGTCGCAGGGATAGCTCATGAAATCAACACTCCTGTTGGCATTGGAGTTACAGCAACATCATTTCTTGAGAAGCAATCCGAGGAGATTCTCTCAATCTATAGAGATGGAAAGATGACGAGGTCTGAGCTGGAAAAATATATAGGCACAGTAATAGAGTCTTCAAATATGATTCTAAGCAATCTTCACAGAGCCGCAGATCTTATCAGCAGCTTCAAAAAGATTGCTGTCGACCAGTCGAGTGAAGATAAAAGAAAATTCCATATCAAAGCGTATATGGATGAAATAATAATGAGTCTTCAGCCAAAATTTAAAAGAACCAGACACAGAATAGTTTTCGAGTGCCCGGATGATTTGGAAATACTAAGCTATCCTGGCGCATTCTCACAGATTTTTACCAATTTGATTTTAAACTCCCTGATTCATGCTTTTACTCCGGAAGAAACAGGAGAAATAAGCATAGGAGTGGTTCCTAAGGGAAGAACAATAGAAATTATTTACCAAGATAATGGCAAAGGCATGCCGCCTGAAATATCGAACATGATCTTTGATCCGTTTTTCACAACAAACAGATCCGAAGGTGGTACAGGACTTGGCATGCACA